Genomic DNA from Acetilactobacillus jinshanensis:
TAAGCTCTTCTTAAAACTATCCTGATCAGGCAAAATTAAAGAGAACGACTTCATATTAGCAACATTTTTATCCTTAGAAGGAGTATCTAATTTATGTAAGCTAATAAAGATTTTTCGCTTCGATGGAATCCCCAGATAAGCCACCCTTTCGGTTCGCTTAATTAAGGACAGACCGATTACTTTAGTATAGAAATCGACCATTTGATTAAGATTACTAATCTTTAACGAAACGAATTCAACCTTCGATCTCGTTGGTAGTTGGTATCCCATTTAAATTTCCTCTCTCATATCATAAAAATAATCTACAGTATCATTATAATCAGTTATCTCATAAATAGGAAAACGGGGCTTAAATTTCAAATAATGTAAAAATAAAAGCGTCGCAAAAGCGACACTTTTATTTATGTTATTGGGTGAACTGGGCTCGAACCAGTACATCTAGGATCCAGGGTCCTATGCCTTACCAATTTGGCTATCACCCAATGATTAGTATTAATATGTTGTCCCTCGCGGACAACAATTATTATATTACACGGATTTCGATATTCTGTCAACTAAATTTTTAAATTTTATTGAAAAATTATAAATTGACATTTTTAGGGCCAACGAATAAAATGAAGAAATGAATCATAGCCCGCTGGTCAAAGTGGTTTAAGACGTCAGCTTCTCAGGCTGAAGCTTCGGGTTCGAGTCCCGAGCGGGTTATAACCAATTTTTTTAAAGGTACGTATTAATAAAATACGTATCTTTTTTGTTTAGCAGCTAAAGGCTTGGTAATTACATTTTCGCCAGGCTTTTAGTAATCGCTGCCGGGTAATCAAATGTAATCGACTATCCTGTGGAGTTACGTACATAAAGACCCGCCGATTAAAGCCACTGATAACGACGCTCATCGGTTGGCCATGATGACTGATTTTCATCACAACGGGCCGCTGGTGGCGAATTTGATTTCTAATTCGTCGTGATGATTTATGGGAAACGTTTTGAAAGCGACCCAGTCGACTAGCAATCATCATAAAAAGATCGTTCACGGACCGTGGCTTTTGCATTTGGTACTGTTCAATAATTGAATCAACTTTTAAATTAGGCCGAACATATGTACACAGCATAATCACACTAGCTAATTCTGAATTAACTTTAGAAGTCGTAATTACTTTTGGTAATTGTAATCGGCAGTAATTTTTACGAAAGTGTTTAGCCGGTATCCATCCGTTTATCGCATTCATGTTAAAGTGGTACCAAAAATGTTTTTTAAAGAAAGCAATCTGATCAATTTTAAATTCATATTGCTTCTGGGCGCTAGAAAGTCGATGCCATCGATTAATTTTATTTCCTAAATTAATTAAATACCAACTGAATAGCGATGGCCGCTTTAATTTAGCATAAAAATATCTTGTTCGTTCACTTGCAAGCGTTCTTGATCTCAACCAATGTTCACTCCTTTAAAAGGACGAGGCACTTTATCGATAATATCATAACATCAAATGATTAGTCATAACGAAAAATCAACAAATTATTAATGGGGTATCACTAGTGAACGTTTAACTTGCCTTAACTTTTAAGGTAAAATAAGAAACATCGATTACCATAAATTATTTTAATTAAATAAAGGTCAGTATGACCTGATTCTTTGAAGTCAATTTAGCAATTCAAATTAAAGATAGTCTCATTTGGAGGATTTATTATGAAAGCTAGATTTGAACATGCAACCCTAGCGGGAATGATCATCACGCTTGGGATTGTATATGGTGATATTGGTACCTCCCCACTATATGTTATGAATTCCATTATTGGTAACCAGGGAAGTATTAATCTAACTTCGCCTAACTTTGTTATCGGTAGTATTTCATTAGTCTTCTGGACGTTAATGATCATTACCACCATTAAATATGTCTGTATAACGATGCAGGCTGATAACAATAAAGAAGGTGGCATTTTCGCCCTCTATGCCTTAGTCAAAAAGAACGCTAAGTGGCTAGTTTGGCCCGCATTGATCGGTGGTGCCGCATTACTAGCCGATGGTACGTTAACCCCAGCTGTTACCGTTACTTCAGCCGTTGAAGGTTTAAAAGGTCAGCATCTACTGGGCATCACCTTCAGTAACTCGCAATGGCACGTTCTAATCATCACGACGTGTATCCTACTGGTTCTATTTATGATCCAGCGATTCGGAACCGGTGTGATTGGTAAATCATTTGGGCCCGTTATGTTAGTCTGGTTTATTTTCTTAGCTGCAATGGGAATTTTAAATCTAACTAAGTATCCAGCCATCATGAAGGCCTTTTCACCAATTTATGCATTCCGGGTTCTGTTCAGTCCCGAAAATAAAGCCGGAATTTTTATTTTAGGTAGTATTTTCCTGGCCACCACTGGTGCCGAAGCCTTGTATTCTGATATGGGACACGTTGGTAAAAAGAACATTTATATGACGTGGCCATTTGTCTACGCCGCTTTAACGTTAAATTATCTGGGTCAAGGTGCCTGGGTAATCACTCATGAAGGTGATGCTGCTTATCGTGGCGTTCGTGATATCAACCCGTTCTATGAAATGTTACCTGGAATGGCACGTCCGTTTGCAATTATCATCGCAACGTTAGCCGCCATCATTGCATCACAAGCTTTGATCACTGGTTCATACACGTTAGTTGATGAAGCCATCGGTCTTAAATTCTTACCACGAATCATCGTTAAACATCCGAGTAACATTCGTCGTCAAATTTATATTTCGGCTGTTAACTGGATTCTATGTATCGTCACCCTATTCGTTGTTTGGTTCTTCCGTAGTTCCCAGCACATGGAAGCCGCTTATGGTTTAGCCATCACGATTACGATGTTAATGACGACTATCTTACTATTTGAATTCCTGTCAGGTAAGATGAAGCGCTTCTTTGCGTTTTGCATCGCCTGTTTCTTTGGTATTATCGAAGCCGTATTCTTAATGGCCAGTTTAGTCAAATTTGTTCATGGTGGTTACATCACGTTTATCATCATGATGTTAATCCTGTACGTCATGATCATATGGTACTTTGGTAATAAACGCCGTGACCATTACGAAAACGAAAGTGAATACGTATCATTACTTGATTACCGAAACCAGTTACAGGCCTTAAGTAAAGATAAGAGTATTCCGCTTTATACATCTAACTTAGTTTACATGACCAACATTAAAGATCATTATCAGATCAAACGAAGCACGATGTATTCAATTCTAGATAAGGAACCAAAGCGAGCTAAGGTTTACTGGTTCGTTACCGTTAACGAAACCAACGTTCCTTACGAAAGTAATTACACGGCTGACCTATTAAACACTAAGAACATCGTTGATGTTCAACTATACTTAGGGTTCAGAAAGTCACAAAGCATCAGCGTTTACTTACACCAGATCGTTCATCATTTGATCGAACAAGGTGTCTTGGATAAACAAGTCCAAAAGTACTCGACGATTAAAGGTCGTAAAGTCGGTGACTTTAAGTTCGTCATCATTAACGAACGTCCATCTGACCTAGCTATTAATACCCAAGTCAGTGAACTTGATAAGCAATTGATCAGTGGTCGTATCTTCTTGCAAAACATCACCGCATCGCCAATCTCATGGTATGGACTTCAATTTAGTAACGTTGTTGAAGAATCATCACCGTTGTTCATTACGATGCAGCATGATCAGTACTTAGTTCAGCGAAAGATTTATCACTCAATCCACACTAAGCAAGTTAGTAATATTAACAATGCTGAAGCTCAAGCTCAGCATAAGAAAAAATTATCACCGGATAACCACCATCAAAAGCGTTTATCCAGTCATAAATTCTTTGGTAGCGTGCACGGCAAACGATATTAAGTCTGAATATTAAACTAATCACAAAAGCCTTGATCTTAATTAAAAGATCAAGGTTTTTCTTTATTTAAATTCGAATTAGGCTAGTTTCTTCATTATCACGGGCGCTAAAATCGTGGTAATAATAATGGCACTGATGATCGTTGAGTATAAATCAGTACTTAACAAGTTATGGACGTACCCTAATTGGGCAATTATTAATGCCACTTCTCCACGTGAGATCATGCCTGAACCAATTATCGTGGCACTTTGGAATGAATACCTACAGCTTAAAGCACCAGTCCCAGCACCCAAGAATTTGGTTAATATTGCGGTAATTACCAAGATGATCAATAATCCCCAGTCATTTACGATCCCGATAATCGACATTTCTAGACCGATACTGATAAAGAAAACCGGGATAAACAACAAGTGCCCAAACGGCAAAATCTGCGACTGAACCGCTTGTTTCCAACAAGTGGAACTGATGGCCAGCCCCGCAAAAAATGCACCGGTGATTGAACTTAACCCGGTTACTTCTGCTAAGCAAGACAAACCAAAGCAAAAGATTAAACTTATTAATGCTTTACTCCGGTTAGCAAATTTAAATGGCTGCACCCAATTAATTACTTTCGGAACCGCCCACTTTATTAATAGCCAAATCAAAATAAAATAAGCAATTTGCGCCACCATCGCAACTACTAGACCAAACGACTGAATCTTTGAACCCGTAACGTTTTGGTGAGTCAACGTGCTAACAATCCCAAGCAACACGACCGAGGTAATATCATCGGCTACGGCGGCACCAAGGATGGTAATCCCCTCTTTGGTCTTTAGCCGGTGCATCTCAACTAAAACTTCGACGGAGATTGATACCGACGTAGCAGAAAAAGTTACTCCTAAAAATAACGCTTTAGAAATCGATAACCCCGCTAAATAGCCAATAATTGGAAATGCAATCATTGGAAACATGGCACCAACACTCGCCACAACGATACTGGGCTTAAAATATCGTTCTAAGAGCTTTAAATCACTTTCCAGACCAGCAATAAACATCAGGCAGATAACGCCTAAGTTAGCGAATTCACTGATAATCCCGTTATATTGGACCCAATTTAAGATTGCTGGACCTAATAAAACTCCAGCAATCAATTCACCAACGACGGTTGGCAATCCTAGCCGTAGACTTAATTGACGCATTACGATTGCAAAAGTCAAAATTAAGCATATAACTAATAACATTTTCATGGTTTAACCTCGCTTTACTTAATCATTACTTTTATTTTCGACCAGGTCCAACTCGATCACTGTGGGTCTGATTATTAGGAACCTTTAAGATCTTTGACGGATGACTAACACTTGTCGGGTTATTCAGGAAATAGCTAAAGCTATATCCAGAAAGGTTTACGAAACAAAAGACAAGAATCAAAATCATGAGAAATACAGCTAAAAGTTTATTAGATAACGACATCTTTTCACTGATAACTGATCCATAAAATAATTTTCGAACTTTAGCTCGAACTCGATGTTCTTTTGGATGTTCCTTCTGGGTCTGTCTAGCAATTTTCCGTTGATAAGCATGGATATCAAAATTTTCACGAATTTTACGCTTATCATGCTGGAACTTCTTTTTATTCGGTCTTGAAAGCGACTTAAACCAGTTAGTAAAATGCTGATATTCATCGGTTACCTGTTTAGTGGGTCCAATATCACGTAAGACACCGTAATTAATCCATGCGACTTTATCACATAATAGACGAATCTGATGTAGGTTATGACTAACGAAGATGATCGTCTTATTTTCGGTCTTGAACTTCTGAATGTAATCCAAACATTTTTGATAGAACGTATCATCACCAACGGATAATGCTTCATCAATAATCAAAATATCTGGGTTAACATGAACCGCAATTGAGAAACCTAATCGTGAACGCATCCCGGTTGAATAACTCTTAACTGGCTGGTCAACGAAATCACCAATATCGGCAAAGTTTACGATGTCGTCCATCATGTCATCAATCTGCTTATTGGTTAAGCCTTGCATCAAGGATTTTAACCGAATATTTTCACGACCGGTCAAATTCTTTTTTAAACCAGCACCAATCGCAACGATCGATGTATCACCACGAACGTCAACGTAACCGGTCGTCTGGGGAATGATCCCTGAAATAATGCTTGAAATGGTGGATTTTCCAGAACCATTAACACCAATAATGCCTAACGTTTCACCAGACTTAACTTCAAATGAAACTCCCATTAGCGCCCAGAATTTTGGAACGTTCTCAGATAACGCAAAAAAGGATTTCAGTTTATCAGATTGGGTCTTAAAGAGATCGTACTCTTTGGTGACGTCTTGGACTTTAATTTTATAATTAGCCATTCGATTACTTCCTAATTCGATAAATCAAGATATTACTTACCTATTATATCAAATCCGATTTTGACGTTAAAGATCACTGAAACGCCGCCAGATTAGTCCAATAAGTATGGTGCTGATTATTAATTCGGTACCAGAAACTGTCATTGTTGCGGGTATTAATTGCTAACCGGTCAACGTTGACTTGATTATTCTGCGGTTTAACTCGTGACCATGAATAATAACGATCATGATAATCCGCATCAGCAGCATGATTAGACAACTTGGCTTGAGTATAATTTGGATTTAATTCCTTAGTTTCATGATAATTTAGATACTGAGTACCATGTTCCGGATTACCAGCAAGCCATACCGGTCGGCCAGTATCGTTTTTAATGTGATACCACACGTGTCCCGTATAATTATTTGGCACGATGGCGAACAAATTAGAACTATATACCGGCTTACTAAAACGACTTGGAATCCGTTTGATCATGTTACTAGTCCCGAGAATTGCATTATAAGCTCGGTGTAAATCCATTTCATGAGCCGCAATCTGATACGGGTGATGATAATAGATCGGCTTTACAAATGACAGAGCATCGGCACGAACCCAATACATATCCTTTCGGGAACGACTGAATCGAATTCGGTAATAATGATGACCATTCTTAACGCCCATCATATCTGTATAAACAGGTCGATTAGCACTGGCACTTAAACGTTCCCAGTTATCTAGATCCATACGATTTAAATGATCATAAATCGAGTATTCTCGATAATTCTTGCTAAGTGTTACCTGATCATTCCGGTATAACCGAGCATATTTAACTAACTGAGAATGGGAACTGGCAATCTTTTGCTTATTTTCAGCAACTTTTTTAACGTTGTTAGAATGACGTCGTAACCCATTAACATATTGGGAATATTGCTTCTTAAAATGCTTTATTTTGTTAAAATACGCAGTGACCTTTTTCTTTAGCTTTACGATATGAAGCCGTTTCCAAGTGTTATCCAACAAGGTATTTAAATTATACTGCTGGATTAAACTTACCAAATCCGTAGCATAATTGGGATCAGTCGCATATCTGCTACCCAAGGCATTAGCCGCACTTATACTATCATTAGCGTTTTCGCGCCAGGCACCGCTATAAATTGTCGGATCTCCATAAACTCCGTTTCGGATTAATTGCGCATTATCTTCAAGCGACGCTTCTGGATTCGGATACTTTCTAAAATCACTGTCAATATAATACGGCTGACCCTGCTGGTTATATTCTAATGTTGGCATCGTTACGTATTGACCGTTATACGAACCTTTAACACCAAAATAATTATTAGCTTCCTGGGATAAAGCACTTTGACCAAAGCCACTTTCCAATGCTGCCTGAGCCATCATAACCGATGGGTATAAGTTATACTTATGGGCAACGTTAACTACATCTGGCGAAAGTTGGTTAATAAAATCTTGCTGAACACTGGCCCGAGCGGTACTTCCAAAGCACCAGCTACCGACCATCAGAAAAGTCATTAATACACAAAAGATCCACAGTTTAATATCCTTTTTCATACCTAAAACTAATCCTTCTCATTTTAAATCGTGACTTAAATTAAATGGAAAATGGATTGTCCCCGACAACTCAATCTATTAACAAGCTTAATATGGAATCCGGTTCTTAACGCCCCGTCGATCAGCGTTTAAATCATTTTGCTGATTTTTGTATTTTTTCCAAGTCGCGTTACGACGTTTCATCATTGAACGAAAATTACGGTTATTACGTTTAGTAAATTTCATATAAATACACCTTTCCGTATAATATAAAATTAAAATCATAAAATATGATAGCAAAAATGACCTAAAATTATTTAGGCCATTTCTAGACTTCTATCTTAATTATTCAACAGTTACACTCTTAGCTAAATTACGTGGTTGATCAACGTTCAAGCCCTTATTTAAGCTAGTGTAATATGCTAATAACTGAGCTGGAATGACGCTTAATAATGGTGTTAGCATCTCATCAACGTCTGGCAAGATAAATGAATCACCAGGCTTAGCTAGTGCTCGACGAACAATTGTAAACGTCTTAGCACCACGTGAAGCAGTTTCTTCTAAATTACTTCGACTTAAAGCAGCGGTCTTCTTCTGGGTAATAATGCCAACGACCGGTGTGTTCTTCTGAATTAAAGCAATTGGCCCATGCTTTAATTCACCGGAAGCAAAGCCTTCAGCCTGAATGTATGAAATTTCCTTTAACTTCAAGGCCGCTTCTAATGCAACGTAGAAGTCAGTTCCACGACCAAGGTAAAAGGCGTTATATGATTTAACAAAGTATTTCTTTGCCATCTGGTTAATCTTAGCGTGCTGATCAATAACGGATTGCATCCCAGTAGCTACCAAACTTAACTGGTGACGAAGATTAAAGTCAACGGCGATCTGACGGCCTTTGACTTCACCTAAAGCCTTAGCTAGAACGGCTTCAACCGCAATCTGGGATGTATAAGCCTTAGTAGAAGCAACTGATACTTCTGGGCCAGCGTGTAATAGTAAGGTGTAGTCGGCTTCACGAGATAACGTTGAATGATCAACGTTAGTGATCGTCAAACTTGGGTAATGCATCTTATTGACATTGGTCAAAACAACTCGACTATCAGCAGTTTCACCACTTTGGGTTAGGAAAATAAAGAATGGGTGCTTAGATAAAATCGGGTCGGCATAAGCGAATTCGGATGAAACATGAACTTCAGTTGGAATATGAACCAGCTTTTCAAAGAGGTTCTTACCAACTAAACCAGCATGGTAACTAGTTCCGGCACCAATGATGTATAACCGGTCAGCTTGGTTCATCTTATCAAGAAGCTTATGATCGATCTTTGGTTTACCCTTGGCATCCAAATATAATGTGGTTAACTTTCGCATAATGTTAGGCTGTTCATTAACTTCTTTAAGCATGTAATATGGGTAAGGACCCTTGCCAGTATCCTTATCATCCATGTTGATATGGAATGGCTTACGGTGAACCGGGTTACCGTTTTTATCCTGAATATGGATCGAATGCGGCTTAACAACGACCATTTCACCATCATGTAATTCCAAGAAGTTATGGGTAACGTTAAGCATTGCTAATGAATCGGAACAAACGACGTTACAATCTTTACCAACACCGATCAATAGCGGGTTCTTGTTTTTAGCTAGATATAACGTATCTGGTTCTTCGCGGTCCATTAATAGGAAAGCATAACCAGATCCCTGACCAACTAAACCTAAGGTCTTTAAAAAGGCCTGTTTAGTCGTCATGCCGTCTTTGACGACAAAATGATCAACTAACTGAACAACCACTTCGGTATCGGTCTGACTAGTGAATTTAACGCCCTTTAAGTACTTAGCTCGTAATTCCTTATAGTTTTCAATTACACCATTATGAACTAAATAAAATCGGTCATCCTGGGAAAACTGCGGATGAGCATTAGCACGGTTTACGACACCGTTAGTAGCCCATCGAGTATGACCGATTCCGGCAGTGCCTTTAATTTCAGGCGTTAAAGCTTTCTTTAAATTATCGATCGTTCCGGTTCGTTTTACTAAATGATCGGGACCTTTATCGCTGGTAACGTAAATACCAGCTGAATCATAGCCTCGATATTCTAATTTTTGTAAGCCGTGAACTAAAATGTTAACAGCGTTTTTGTTA
This window encodes:
- a CDS encoding cation:proton antiporter: MKMLLVICLILTFAIVMRQLSLRLGLPTVVGELIAGVLLGPAILNWVQYNGIISEFANLGVICLMFIAGLESDLKLLERYFKPSIVVASVGAMFPMIAFPIIGYLAGLSISKALFLGVTFSATSVSISVEVLVEMHRLKTKEGITILGAAVADDITSVVLLGIVSTLTHQNVTGSKIQSFGLVVAMVAQIAYFILIWLLIKWAVPKVINWVQPFKFANRSKALISLIFCFGLSCLAEVTGLSSITGAFFAGLAISSTCWKQAVQSQILPFGHLLFIPVFFISIGLEMSIIGIVNDWGLLIILVITAILTKFLGAGTGALSCRYSFQSATIIGSGMISRGEVALIIAQLGYVHNLLSTDLYSTIISAIIITTILAPVIMKKLA
- a CDS encoding glycoside hydrolase family 73 protein — encoded protein: MKKDIKLWIFCVLMTFLMVGSWCFGSTARASVQQDFINQLSPDVVNVAHKYNLYPSVMMAQAALESGFGQSALSQEANNYFGVKGSYNGQYVTMPTLEYNQQGQPYYIDSDFRKYPNPEASLEDNAQLIRNGVYGDPTIYSGAWRENANDSISAANALGSRYATDPNYATDLVSLIQQYNLNTLLDNTWKRLHIVKLKKKVTAYFNKIKHFKKQYSQYVNGLRRHSNNVKKVAENKQKIASSHSQLVKYARLYRNDQVTLSKNYREYSIYDHLNRMDLDNWERLSASANRPVYTDMMGVKNGHHYYRIRFSRSRKDMYWVRADALSFVKPIYYHHPYQIAAHEMDLHRAYNAILGTSNMIKRIPSRFSKPVYSSNLFAIVPNNYTGHVWYHIKNDTGRPVWLAGNPEHGTQYLNYHETKELNPNYTQAKLSNHAADADYHDRYYSWSRVKPQNNQVNVDRLAINTRNNDSFWYRINNQHHTYWTNLAAFQ
- a CDS encoding ABC transporter ATP-binding protein, with translation MANYKIKVQDVTKEYDLFKTQSDKLKSFFALSENVPKFWALMGVSFEVKSGETLGIIGVNGSGKSTISSIISGIIPQTTGYVDVRGDTSIVAIGAGLKKNLTGRENIRLKSLMQGLTNKQIDDMMDDIVNFADIGDFVDQPVKSYSTGMRSRLGFSIAVHVNPDILIIDEALSVGDDTFYQKCLDYIQKFKTENKTIIFVSHNLHQIRLLCDKVAWINYGVLRDIGPTKQVTDEYQHFTNWFKSLSRPNKKKFQHDKRKIRENFDIHAYQRKIARQTQKEHPKEHRVRAKVRKLFYGSVISEKMSLSNKLLAVFLMILILVFCFVNLSGYSFSYFLNNPTSVSHPSKILKVPNNQTHSDRVGPGRK
- a CDS encoding KUP/HAK/KT family potassium transporter is translated as MKARFEHATLAGMIITLGIVYGDIGTSPLYVMNSIIGNQGSINLTSPNFVIGSISLVFWTLMIITTIKYVCITMQADNNKEGGIFALYALVKKNAKWLVWPALIGGAALLADGTLTPAVTVTSAVEGLKGQHLLGITFSNSQWHVLIITTCILLVLFMIQRFGTGVIGKSFGPVMLVWFIFLAAMGILNLTKYPAIMKAFSPIYAFRVLFSPENKAGIFILGSIFLATTGAEALYSDMGHVGKKNIYMTWPFVYAALTLNYLGQGAWVITHEGDAAYRGVRDINPFYEMLPGMARPFAIIIATLAAIIASQALITGSYTLVDEAIGLKFLPRIIVKHPSNIRRQIYISAVNWILCIVTLFVVWFFRSSQHMEAAYGLAITITMLMTTILLFEFLSGKMKRFFAFCIACFFGIIEAVFLMASLVKFVHGGYITFIIMMLILYVMIIWYFGNKRRDHYENESEYVSLLDYRNQLQALSKDKSIPLYTSNLVYMTNIKDHYQIKRSTMYSILDKEPKRAKVYWFVTVNETNVPYESNYTADLLNTKNIVDVQLYLGFRKSQSISVYLHQIVHHLIEQGVLDKQVQKYSTIKGRKVGDFKFVIINERPSDLAINTQVSELDKQLISGRIFLQNITASPISWYGLQFSNVVEESSPLFITMQHDQYLVQRKIYHSIHTKQVSNINNAEAQAQHKKKLSPDNHHQKRLSSHKFFGSVHGKRY
- the glmS gene encoding glutamine--fructose-6-phosphate transaminase (isomerizing), translated to MCGIVGVTGNKNAVNILVHGLQKLEYRGYDSAGIYVTSDKGPDHLVKRTGTIDNLKKALTPEIKGTAGIGHTRWATNGVVNRANAHPQFSQDDRFYLVHNGVIENYKELRAKYLKGVKFTSQTDTEVVVQLVDHFVVKDGMTTKQAFLKTLGLVGQGSGYAFLLMDREEPDTLYLAKNKNPLLIGVGKDCNVVCSDSLAMLNVTHNFLELHDGEMVVVKPHSIHIQDKNGNPVHRKPFHINMDDKDTGKGPYPYYMLKEVNEQPNIMRKLTTLYLDAKGKPKIDHKLLDKMNQADRLYIIGAGTSYHAGLVGKNLFEKLVHIPTEVHVSSEFAYADPILSKHPFFIFLTQSGETADSRVVLTNVNKMHYPSLTITNVDHSTLSREADYTLLLHAGPEVSVASTKAYTSQIAVEAVLAKALGEVKGRQIAVDFNLRHQLSLVATGMQSVIDQHAKINQMAKKYFVKSYNAFYLGRGTDFYVALEAALKLKEISYIQAEGFASGELKHGPIALIQKNTPVVGIITQKKTAALSRSNLEETASRGAKTFTIVRRALAKPGDSFILPDVDEMLTPLLSVIPAQLLAYYTSLNKGLNVDQPRNLAKSVTVE